The proteins below come from a single Rhizobium etli CFN 42 genomic window:
- a CDS encoding lysylphosphatidylglycerol synthase domain-containing protein yields the protein MNLKRIIWNGFLVAALCVAGLLLYRIFRQYSLEQIVQSVRSIPFAAFCTALLFAAASYLCLSCFDLLAIRSLGKSLPYRKILLASFISLSLGHNIGFAGLSSGAFRYRYYSRWGLTIEDVAKIILFCGVTVGLGLTTLAGLALVVNPDDAARLLRIDPAGTRLFGLLALAVPGVYAVLAFFIRGRLRLWRWSFQLPRFPIAVAQVGVGTINFVLVSACLHQMLSVFGDVAFFRSVTAYVLANSAILATHVPGGLGVLEATVSYAVPQEASIGALIAFRCTYFFLPLALGAALFIVSEVIFRRQSRGADEEAEERAEAQSV from the coding sequence ATGAATCTGAAACGCATAATCTGGAATGGATTTCTCGTTGCCGCCCTTTGCGTCGCGGGCCTTCTTCTCTACCGAATCTTCCGTCAGTACAGCCTGGAGCAGATCGTCCAATCGGTCCGCAGCATACCTTTTGCAGCCTTCTGCACCGCACTTCTCTTCGCGGCGGCATCGTATCTATGCCTGAGCTGTTTCGACTTGCTGGCGATCCGTTCGCTCGGCAAATCCTTGCCTTACCGGAAGATCCTGCTCGCCTCCTTCATCAGCCTTTCGCTTGGCCACAATATCGGATTTGCGGGCTTGAGCAGCGGCGCCTTCCGCTATCGTTACTATTCCCGGTGGGGGCTGACGATCGAAGACGTGGCGAAGATCATCCTGTTCTGCGGTGTCACAGTGGGGCTCGGCCTCACGACACTTGCCGGCCTCGCCTTGGTCGTCAATCCGGATGATGCCGCACGTCTGCTACGCATCGACCCGGCGGGCACCCGCCTTTTCGGTCTGCTGGCGCTCGCCGTGCCGGGCGTCTATGCGGTGCTGGCGTTTTTCATCCGGGGCAGGCTGAGGCTCTGGCGCTGGTCGTTTCAGTTGCCCCGATTTCCGATTGCGGTTGCGCAGGTCGGGGTCGGGACGATCAATTTCGTGCTCGTGTCCGCTTGCCTGCACCAGATGCTCTCGGTCTTCGGCGACGTTGCCTTCTTCAGGTCGGTAACGGCTTACGTGCTCGCCAACTCCGCAATCCTCGCGACGCATGTTCCCGGCGGTCTCGGGGTCCTCGAGGCGACGGTCTCGTATGCCGTGCCGCAGGAGGCCTCGATCGGCGCGCTGATTGCTTTCCGCTGCACCTATTTCTTCCTCCCGCTCGCGCTCGGCGCCGCGCTTTTCATCGTCAGCGAAGTAATCTTCCGCCGCCAGTCACGCGGGGCGGACGAGGAGGCGGAAGAGCGCGCCGAGGCCCAGTCGGTTTAG
- a CDS encoding methyl-accepting chemotaxis protein, producing the protein MLGRLLSRVRIQTQVMLFIIPFVLSILAVGATGFYASSLLQGRMDISNSVLQSLSGFRNLSAAMAEFLANATQENREAVNTRLADQRRLLKSGIERLSADRSGREELEQALSSIDGIEARMNLLWQFHESRAALLTDLQKAQSVVVSSQTDIVEGTKALQRNADLQEDESRNTRADAQRISDFASFAQSLNDKVQAAGTIAGPDMEELARQQRIVGMALGGEAPDAKKAIDDAVASLKLLVETSGQTDERAAPLSNKTGQIVGRLPELQVVATRRMKAVTDKAAETAKTVERAKTSQRDGQKLTTSAYVIQIVLAKLTLAPTDANLQRLSQEITAVRKGLDMLISNAGGVAQFDNLKPKLLPALDKMQTSAADLVRISGQRQDEFRAAAADVDRMWSQLTAFAEMQRQNAADERDDANSMSLGTTILGVVSAILAGIGLTVTLKGPINQITSAMRRLADGRLETSIVGESRADEIGDMARALGVFKNNAIAKVEIEERSEIERARAEEERHRNDEEKRAVEQQIDFAVTALAEGLGRLARGDISQTIATPFFGRLEQLRNDFNSSLLRLQETIDQIRTNTRMIEGNAGQMDLSASNLAKRTEQQAVALEEIAAAIEEITTTVRSSAARADDAREIITNTKKTADSSSEVVASAIQAMSKIEAASDEIVQIIGVIDDIAFQTNLLALNAGIEAARAGEAGKGFAVVAQEVRDLAQRSAEAGQKIKELIGRSRAEITNGTRVVRETSEVLGSISAKVVTASEQMDVIARSSREQYNALHEVNSSVNRMDHMTQQNAAMVEETSAATKELADETRTLLQLIDQFQLDQAGAGRVAAA; encoded by the coding sequence ATGTTGGGAAGGCTGTTATCGCGGGTTCGCATCCAGACGCAGGTGATGCTGTTCATCATTCCGTTCGTCTTGAGCATCCTGGCCGTGGGCGCGACGGGTTTTTATGCATCAAGTCTGCTTCAGGGACGGATGGATATTTCCAACTCCGTCCTGCAATCCTTGAGCGGCTTTCGCAATCTGTCGGCGGCAATGGCCGAGTTCCTCGCCAATGCCACGCAGGAAAACCGGGAGGCGGTCAACACCAGGCTTGCCGACCAGCGCAGGCTTCTAAAATCCGGCATCGAGCGGCTCAGCGCAGATCGCAGTGGCCGGGAGGAACTGGAGCAGGCGCTCTCTTCCATTGACGGAATTGAAGCCCGCATGAATTTGCTGTGGCAGTTTCACGAGAGCAGGGCAGCGCTGCTCACCGATCTTCAGAAAGCCCAGAGCGTCGTCGTATCGTCTCAGACAGATATTGTCGAAGGGACCAAGGCTCTCCAGCGTAACGCCGATCTGCAGGAGGATGAATCCCGCAACACCCGCGCCGACGCACAGCGTATTTCGGACTTCGCGTCCTTCGCCCAATCGCTGAACGACAAGGTCCAGGCAGCGGGCACCATTGCCGGCCCGGATATGGAGGAACTCGCCCGGCAGCAGCGCATCGTGGGAATGGCCCTGGGCGGCGAAGCGCCGGATGCCAAAAAGGCGATCGACGACGCCGTCGCTTCCCTGAAGCTGCTCGTCGAAACCTCCGGCCAGACCGATGAACGTGCAGCCCCGCTCAGCAATAAAACTGGCCAGATCGTCGGCAGGCTGCCCGAATTGCAGGTGGTCGCCACGCGACGGATGAAGGCGGTGACCGACAAGGCGGCCGAGACAGCCAAAACGGTCGAGCGCGCCAAGACCAGTCAGAGAGACGGTCAGAAGCTGACGACCTCGGCTTACGTGATCCAGATCGTCCTGGCGAAGCTGACGCTGGCCCCGACCGACGCAAATCTCCAGCGGCTTTCGCAGGAGATCACCGCCGTCAGAAAAGGGCTGGACATGTTGATTTCCAATGCCGGCGGCGTTGCACAATTCGACAATCTCAAACCGAAGCTTCTGCCGGCGCTGGACAAGATGCAGACATCCGCTGCCGACCTCGTCCGTATCAGCGGGCAGCGCCAGGACGAATTCCGTGCCGCCGCCGCCGACGTGGATCGGATGTGGTCCCAGCTGACGGCTTTCGCCGAAATGCAGCGGCAGAACGCGGCCGACGAACGCGACGACGCCAACTCCATGTCGCTCGGAACAACGATCCTCGGCGTGGTGAGCGCAATTCTCGCCGGCATCGGCCTGACCGTGACGCTGAAAGGGCCGATCAATCAGATCACCTCGGCAATGCGGCGACTGGCGGACGGCAGGCTGGAAACGTCGATCGTCGGCGAAAGCCGCGCCGATGAAATCGGCGACATGGCTCGTGCGCTTGGTGTCTTCAAGAACAATGCGATCGCCAAGGTCGAGATCGAGGAGCGCAGCGAGATCGAACGGGCGAGGGCCGAGGAAGAAAGGCACCGCAATGACGAGGAGAAACGCGCGGTCGAGCAGCAGATCGATTTTGCGGTGACGGCACTGGCCGAGGGGCTCGGGCGCCTGGCGCGTGGCGACATCTCCCAGACGATCGCAACGCCTTTCTTCGGCCGGTTGGAGCAACTTCGTAACGATTTCAACTCGTCGCTGCTTCGTCTGCAGGAAACGATCGACCAGATTCGCACCAACACGCGGATGATCGAGGGCAATGCCGGTCAGATGGATCTGTCCGCCAGCAACCTCGCGAAGCGCACGGAACAGCAGGCCGTAGCGCTCGAAGAGATCGCCGCCGCCATCGAGGAGATCACCACTACGGTTCGTTCGTCGGCGGCCCGCGCCGACGATGCCCGTGAGATCATCACCAATACCAAGAAGACGGCCGATTCTTCATCCGAAGTAGTTGCGAGCGCCATCCAGGCGATGAGCAAGATCGAAGCGGCTTCAGACGAGATCGTGCAGATCATCGGCGTTATCGATGACATCGCCTTCCAGACGAACCTGCTCGCGCTCAACGCCGGCATCGAAGCTGCCCGCGCGGGCGAGGCCGGCAAAGGTTTTGCGGTCGTGGCCCAGGAAGTCCGCGATCTCGCGCAGCGCTCCGCGGAGGCCGGCCAAAAGATCAAGGAACTCATCGGGCGTTCGCGAGCGGAGATCACCAATGGGACGCGGGTCGTTCGCGAAACGAGTGAAGTCCTCGGAAGCATTTCCGCAAAAGTGGTCACCGCATCCGAGCAGATGGATGTCATCGCCCGCTCGAGCCGGGAGCAGTACAACGCGCTGCACGAGGTCAATTCTTCCGTCAACAGGATGGATCATATGACGCAGCAGAATGCCGCCATGGTCGAGGAAACCAGCGCAGCGACGAAGGAACTTGCCGATGAGACCAGAACGCTCCTGCAACTGATCGACCAGTTCCAGCTGGATCAAGCCGGCGCAGGCCGCGTTGCCGCCGCTTAG
- a CDS encoding amino acid ABC transporter permease/ATP-binding protein → MNWIDNLRRSFFDWSAMADVLPSMISIGLKNTLILAAASTVLGVIIGMVLAVMGISQSRWLRLPARIYTDIFRGLPAIVTILIIGQGFARIGRDIFGPSPFPLGILALSLIAGAYIGEIFRSGIQSVERGQMEACRALSMSYGQGMRLIVIPQGVRRVLPALVNQFIGNVKDSSLVYFLGLLASEREIFRVGQDQAVVTGNLSPLLLAGVFYLAITVPLTHFVNHIDARLRLGKQGRGPGPASGLVEVSELAAAPSGPHSITGVANCDNRHFRGGTLQIRDLSMAYGELEVLKGVDLDIPAGTVTCIIGPSGSGKSTLLRCMNRLVEPKGGDIRLDGESILAMRPEKLRRRVGMVFQHFNLFPDHTALENVMLALTKIKKMPRQEARRVAEARLADVGLAARRDHRPAGLSGGQQQRVAIARALAMDPEIILFDEVTSALDPELVKGVLDLMATLGRQGMTMAVVTHEMGFARRVADQVVFMDEGRIVEAGSPQQIFDDPQSVRLKRFLAEVL, encoded by the coding sequence ATGAACTGGATAGACAATCTGCGCCGCAGCTTCTTCGATTGGAGCGCGATGGCGGACGTGCTGCCGAGCATGATCAGCATCGGTCTGAAAAATACATTGATCCTGGCCGCGGCCTCGACCGTGCTCGGCGTCATCATCGGCATGGTTCTTGCCGTGATGGGTATCTCCCAGTCTCGCTGGCTGCGGCTGCCGGCGCGCATCTATACCGATATCTTTCGCGGGCTGCCGGCGATCGTCACGATCCTGATCATCGGCCAGGGCTTTGCCCGGATCGGACGGGATATTTTCGGCCCGTCGCCATTCCCGCTCGGGATATTGGCGCTCAGCCTGATCGCCGGCGCCTATATTGGCGAAATCTTTCGCTCGGGCATCCAAAGCGTCGAGCGTGGCCAGATGGAGGCCTGCCGGGCGCTCAGCATGAGCTACGGGCAAGGCATGCGCCTGATCGTCATTCCGCAGGGTGTGCGGCGCGTGCTGCCGGCGCTGGTCAACCAGTTCATCGGCAACGTCAAGGATTCGAGCCTTGTTTATTTCCTCGGATTGCTCGCCTCCGAGCGGGAGATTTTCCGCGTCGGGCAAGACCAAGCGGTCGTGACCGGCAATTTGTCGCCGCTGCTTCTGGCAGGTGTTTTCTACCTCGCGATCACCGTGCCCCTGACCCACTTCGTCAATCATATCGACGCGAGGCTGCGATTGGGAAAGCAGGGGCGCGGTCCCGGTCCGGCGAGCGGATTGGTCGAGGTGAGCGAGCTTGCGGCGGCGCCATCGGGCCCCCACTCCATCACCGGCGTCGCGAACTGCGATAACCGGCATTTCAGGGGCGGGACCCTGCAAATCCGGGATTTGAGCATGGCCTACGGCGAGCTCGAGGTACTCAAGGGTGTCGATCTCGATATCCCCGCCGGAACCGTCACTTGCATCATCGGCCCTTCCGGTTCGGGAAAATCGACCCTGCTGCGTTGCATGAACAGGCTCGTCGAGCCGAAGGGCGGCGACATACGGCTCGACGGCGAGAGCATTTTGGCGATGAGGCCGGAAAAGCTCCGCCGCCGGGTCGGCATGGTATTCCAGCACTTCAACTTGTTTCCCGACCACACCGCTCTCGAAAACGTCATGCTTGCGCTGACGAAGATCAAGAAGATGCCGAGGCAGGAGGCGCGGCGCGTCGCCGAGGCCCGCCTGGCAGATGTCGGTCTGGCCGCACGCCGGGACCACCGGCCGGCAGGCCTCTCCGGTGGGCAGCAGCAGCGCGTCGCGATCGCGCGGGCATTGGCCATGGATCCGGAGATCATCCTGTTCGACGAAGTGACGAGCGCGCTTGACCCCGAACTGGTGAAGGGCGTGCTCGACCTGATGGCGACGCTCGGCCGCCAAGGCATGACAATGGCCGTCGTGACGCATGAGATGGGATTTGCCCGCCGCGTGGCCGACCAGGTGGTCTTCATGGATGAGGGCCGTATCGTCGAAGCCGGCTCGCCGCAGCAGATTTTCGACGATCCGCAAAGCGTGCGGCTGAAGCGCTTCCTTGCGGAAGTTCTCTGA
- a CDS encoding NAD(P)/FAD-dependent oxidoreductase has translation MNASSKPSKVVVIGGGIFGVSTALHLARLGADTLLVNDGPLANGASGRSLAWLNSARKRSDAYHRLRLAGIDRYRTLAARYPDAPWLRFDGGLTWDADDATNEIAEIFDYERNLGYHAQWLTPEKIAAVTPGVDPSTVTPQGAIFNPGEGWVDLPSLIGRLAEEFSALGGEIIRDAGRAAVDVRNARARGVITADGTRHDADAVLLAAGSEVPAIVAKAGQQIEDATSVALLVRTKPIRHPLKAVLNTPRVAIRPMPNGGFALDSAWSEEEVSANPDGSYNVRQSTLQGLLREASRVLEGNPVLEIEDYGIGPKPIPGDGDPVFGELSSIQGYFVAFSHSGATLGLIAGELLADEIAMGCRHPLLADFRPERFSTAS, from the coding sequence ATGAATGCATCCAGCAAACCTTCGAAGGTCGTTGTCATCGGCGGCGGTATTTTCGGCGTCTCGACCGCGCTCCATTTGGCGCGGCTCGGGGCTGATACCCTGCTTGTCAATGATGGCCCGCTTGCCAACGGTGCGTCCGGCCGGTCGCTCGCTTGGTTGAACTCGGCGCGAAAACGCTCCGATGCCTATCACCGGCTGCGTCTCGCAGGCATTGACCGCTATCGCACGCTAGCTGCTCGATATCCCGATGCGCCGTGGCTGCGCTTCGACGGCGGCCTGACCTGGGACGCGGACGACGCCACCAACGAGATCGCTGAAATCTTCGACTATGAGCGTAACCTCGGCTATCACGCGCAATGGCTCACGCCGGAGAAGATCGCTGCGGTGACGCCCGGCGTCGATCCAAGCACCGTGACGCCGCAAGGCGCAATCTTCAACCCCGGGGAGGGGTGGGTCGATCTTCCATCTCTGATCGGCAGGCTTGCGGAAGAATTCAGCGCGTTGGGCGGTGAGATCATCAGGGATGCCGGACGCGCGGCGGTCGATGTCAGGAATGCGCGTGCCCGCGGCGTCATCACGGCGGACGGCACGCGTCACGACGCCGACGCCGTGCTGCTCGCTGCAGGCAGCGAGGTTCCCGCAATTGTTGCGAAGGCTGGCCAGCAGATCGAGGATGCGACATCCGTCGCCCTTCTTGTCAGGACAAAGCCGATCCGCCACCCGCTCAAGGCCGTCCTCAACACCCCGCGCGTCGCCATTCGACCGATGCCCAATGGCGGCTTCGCACTGGATTCCGCCTGGTCGGAGGAAGAGGTGAGCGCCAACCCCGATGGTAGCTACAATGTCAGGCAATCGACGCTGCAGGGACTGCTGCGAGAAGCGTCGAGAGTCCTCGAAGGCAATCCGGTGCTTGAGATCGAAGATTATGGGATCGGGCCGAAACCTATTCCGGGTGATGGCGACCCTGTTTTCGGCGAGCTGTCATCAATTCAGGGTTATTTCGTCGCCTTCAGCCATAGCGGGGCCACCCTCGGCCTGATCGCCGGCGAGTTGTTGGCGGACGAGATCGCAATGGGCTGCCGCCACCCGCTGCTTGCGGACTTCCGCCCCGAGCGGTTCAGTACAGCGTCCTGA
- a CDS encoding endonuclease/exonuclease/phosphatase family protein — protein sequence MPDKSIKLLTYNVHSCIGNDRKLDPGRIASVIAEAEADIVALQEVDVLRRRTGGVDQAHVIASLLKMQAHFHPALSIAEEQYGDAIITALPTGAVKAGPLPSIGEARGALSIEILVGDRKLLVVNTHLGLRGRERIRQMTTLLNSGWLRGPSDEPVPGILCGDFNAIPSSATYRLAARSLTDAQLAGSAAPRATFPSRYPLMRLDHIFVTEGLVVQRATVLQTRLTRVASDHLPLLAEISFA from the coding sequence ATGCCGGATAAATCGATCAAACTCCTGACTTATAATGTGCATAGCTGCATCGGCAACGACCGGAAGCTCGACCCCGGGCGGATCGCTTCGGTTATCGCCGAGGCTGAAGCCGATATTGTTGCTCTGCAGGAGGTCGACGTCCTCAGGCGTAGGACCGGCGGCGTCGACCAGGCCCATGTGATCGCCTCTCTTCTAAAGATGCAGGCTCATTTTCACCCGGCGCTCTCAATTGCCGAGGAGCAGTATGGCGACGCAATCATCACCGCGTTGCCAACCGGCGCGGTCAAGGCCGGTCCGCTGCCGTCCATCGGCGAGGCGAGGGGCGCGTTGTCCATCGAAATATTGGTCGGCGACAGGAAGTTGCTCGTGGTCAATACTCATCTCGGCCTTCGAGGGCGCGAGCGCATTCGGCAGATGACGACGCTCTTGAATTCAGGCTGGCTGCGCGGTCCGTCGGACGAACCAGTTCCAGGCATTCTCTGCGGCGATTTCAATGCCATTCCCTCATCGGCGACTTACCGGCTTGCCGCGCGTTCATTGACCGACGCCCAGCTCGCGGGCAGCGCGGCGCCGAGAGCGACCTTCCCCTCCCGCTATCCGCTGATGCGCCTCGACCACATTTTCGTCACCGAAGGCCTTGTCGTCCAACGGGCAACAGTGCTCCAAACCCGGCTGACGAGGGTCGCCTCCGACCACCTCCCTCTCCTTGCGGAAATCAGTTTCGCCTGA
- a CDS encoding phospholipase D-like domain-containing protein: protein MTALETMLNQPYLLRTKAQQPGDGENLELEGYAEKAAFLINGNRYFAEVARTLRQARRSVWIVGWDFNPDIRMEPEKSDETLADLLHALAAANPTLEIRILIWALGPIYSEKSLQVLRKKNFPRNARIDLRFDLQSTVRGCHHEKLVCIDDAVAFIGGMDLTSRRWDTRRHRAWDALRRDPEGASYDPLHDVQAMVTGDAARLIGDIARRRWQSATGEKHNALAETSSFTWPRDLAVSLMHIPVSFVLTEPATTLRAGISDGIASTLGIIARARRQLFIEAQYLASFRVADALAARLQEEDGPEIIVICTRRSHGLIEKLFMGGNRDRVIRRLKRTDRADRFRVYYPVVPGPPVPGPAAPGKNDEVEVLIHSKLIIADDELIRIGSSNLNNRSEGLDSECDMLLEAVNDEQRDGIADLRHHLLAEYLGTTTETFAAAFAQSGSIIQAIDMLNDGPRGLREFAVDLSGSISPIRGTGFFDPTRPVKLLNRLGLGALFRLLVRPA, encoded by the coding sequence ATGACCGCGTTAGAAACCATGCTCAATCAACCCTACCTGCTTAGAACAAAAGCGCAACAGCCAGGCGACGGTGAAAACCTGGAACTGGAAGGCTACGCCGAAAAAGCGGCCTTCCTGATCAATGGCAACCGATATTTCGCCGAGGTGGCGCGCACGCTGCGGCAGGCACGGCGAAGTGTCTGGATCGTCGGGTGGGATTTCAATCCGGACATCCGGATGGAGCCGGAAAAATCCGACGAAACATTGGCAGATCTGCTGCATGCCTTGGCAGCGGCAAATCCGACACTCGAAATACGCATCCTCATCTGGGCCCTCGGGCCGATCTATTCGGAAAAATCCCTGCAGGTGCTCCGCAAGAAAAACTTCCCGAGGAACGCCAGGATCGATCTGCGCTTCGATCTTCAAAGCACGGTGCGCGGCTGCCACCATGAGAAACTCGTTTGCATCGACGACGCCGTCGCCTTCATCGGCGGCATGGACCTGACGTCGCGGCGATGGGATACGAGACGCCACCGCGCCTGGGACGCATTGCGACGCGACCCCGAAGGCGCGTCCTACGATCCGCTGCATGACGTTCAGGCAATGGTCACCGGCGACGCGGCCAGACTGATCGGGGATATCGCGCGGCGGCGCTGGCAAAGCGCCACCGGCGAAAAGCATAACGCGCTTGCCGAAACCTCTTCCTTCACATGGCCGCGCGATCTTGCCGTTTCGCTGATGCATATCCCCGTGAGCTTTGTGCTGACGGAGCCGGCAACCACATTGCGCGCCGGCATCAGCGATGGCATCGCCTCGACACTCGGCATCATCGCCCGAGCACGGCGGCAGCTTTTCATCGAAGCGCAATATCTTGCCTCCTTCCGCGTCGCCGACGCTCTCGCCGCGCGACTGCAAGAGGAAGATGGCCCCGAGATCATCGTCATCTGCACTCGTCGTTCTCATGGGCTGATCGAAAAGCTCTTTATGGGCGGCAATCGAGACCGCGTCATCCGCCGTCTCAAGCGCACCGATCGTGCCGACCGGTTCAGGGTCTATTATCCCGTCGTGCCCGGGCCGCCAGTGCCCGGGCCGGCAGCGCCCGGAAAGAACGACGAGGTGGAGGTGCTCATCCATTCCAAGCTGATCATCGCAGATGACGAACTGATCCGCATCGGCTCCTCCAATCTCAACAATCGTTCGGAGGGATTGGATTCCGAATGCGACATGCTTCTTGAGGCCGTCAATGACGAGCAGCGCGACGGAATAGCGGATCTGCGTCACCATTTGCTGGCCGAATATCTCGGCACGACCACCGAGACCTTTGCCGCAGCCTTTGCGCAGAGCGGCTCGATCATCCAGGCAATCGACATGCTCAATGATGGGCCTCGGGGCTTGCGGGAATTTGCCGTTGATTTGTCGGGCAGTATTTCGCCGATAAGGGGCACCGGGTTCTTCGACCCGACGCGGCCCGTCAAGCTGCTAAACCGACTGGGCCTCGGCGCGCTCTTCCGCCTCCTCGTCCGCCCCGCGTGA
- a CDS encoding ABC transporter substrate-binding protein: protein MKIFESLPAVIAPLQAGLAACFLAMGAGFAAAADNPYNLIEPDVISVGTMGDAKPYTFATADGQFTGFDIELFLNVVSRLGFAKDKVTFTGQEFSALLPSVANERFDVAVAAIGTTEAREKTVDFSDGYLAGYLSVLTPDAAIKDAAGLKGKRLGVVQGTLQEVYAAKNFGETDLVKFPDNNSAVAALNNGTIDAHFLDYEAAKQYGERYPALKVAVNIPSFDAPAGFVVRQGNDAFRTALNGALHDAMQDGTWKTLYEKWFPGSPMPDQYLPKK, encoded by the coding sequence ATGAAGATTTTTGAATCACTGCCGGCAGTCATTGCGCCTCTGCAAGCCGGCCTCGCGGCTTGCTTTCTGGCGATGGGAGCGGGTTTCGCAGCGGCGGCCGACAATCCCTATAATCTGATCGAGCCCGACGTCATCAGTGTCGGCACGATGGGCGATGCCAAGCCCTATACATTTGCGACCGCGGATGGCCAGTTCACCGGTTTCGACATCGAACTATTTCTCAACGTCGTGTCTCGTCTCGGCTTTGCAAAGGACAAGGTGACGTTCACCGGCCAGGAATTTTCTGCGCTCCTGCCATCGGTTGCAAACGAGCGGTTCGACGTTGCCGTCGCTGCGATCGGAACCACCGAAGCCCGCGAGAAGACCGTCGATTTCTCCGACGGCTATCTCGCCGGTTATCTGTCCGTGCTGACGCCGGACGCGGCCATCAAGGACGCGGCCGGGCTGAAGGGCAAGCGGCTCGGCGTCGTGCAGGGAACCTTGCAGGAAGTCTACGCCGCCAAGAATTTTGGCGAGACCGATCTCGTGAAATTTCCCGACAACAATTCCGCCGTCGCCGCACTCAACAACGGCACGATCGACGCGCATTTCCTCGACTACGAAGCGGCCAAGCAATATGGCGAGCGCTATCCCGCGCTGAAGGTCGCCGTCAACATTCCGTCCTTCGATGCGCCGGCGGGCTTCGTGGTCAGGCAGGGAAACGATGCCTTCCGCACGGCGTTGAACGGCGCCCTTCATGACGCGATGCAGGACGGCACCTGGAAGACGCTCTATGAGAAGTGGTTCCCCGGCTCACCGATGCCGGATCAATATCTCCCCAAGAAATGA
- a CDS encoding DUF763 domain-containing protein, with amino-acid sequence MSQRAGSADLPLHGGRVPHWLGERMTRLGTLITEAIIHHYGRDEFLRRLAHPFWFQSFGAVMGMDWHSSGITTSVLGALKRGLKPRAGELGLHVCGGRGQHSRKTPQELVSIGERVGLDGEGLATTSRLIAKVDSAALQDGFDLYLHGFIIADDGHWVVVQQGMNGDRRQARRYHWLSEGLESFVDSPHAAIEGRNQGEIVNLADRRAERSRRGQLDLLATLGPDRIVREAAALQRAEQPEPEPAEQPMLPHLIMPAHHDVRESDVNMRRLHGNLAAAADRGPADFQELLLVPGVGARTVKALAMVAEVVHGAPCRFSDPARFSVAHGGKDRHPFPVPLKVYDETIGVMKSAVLKGKLGREEELQALKRLDEQSRQMERYVTGPDLKEIIAGEFRQSADFGGRSVFGWEAPPSQDD; translated from the coding sequence ATGTCACAGCGAGCAGGTAGCGCCGATCTTCCCCTCCACGGGGGACGTGTGCCGCATTGGCTCGGCGAACGGATGACGCGGCTCGGCACGCTGATCACCGAGGCAATCATTCACCATTACGGGCGCGATGAGTTTCTGCGCCGGCTCGCCCATCCCTTCTGGTTCCAGTCCTTTGGTGCCGTCATGGGTATGGACTGGCATTCCTCCGGCATCACCACAAGCGTTCTCGGGGCCCTGAAGCGCGGGCTGAAGCCGCGCGCCGGCGAGCTCGGCCTGCATGTCTGCGGCGGACGCGGCCAGCACTCGCGCAAGACGCCGCAGGAGCTCGTCTCGATCGGCGAGCGCGTCGGCCTTGACGGGGAGGGGCTGGCGACGACCAGCCGTCTGATCGCCAAGGTCGACAGTGCCGCTCTTCAGGACGGATTCGACCTTTATCTCCACGGCTTCATCATTGCCGACGATGGGCATTGGGTGGTCGTACAGCAGGGCATGAACGGCGACCGGCGGCAGGCCCGCCGCTATCATTGGCTATCCGAAGGGCTGGAGAGTTTCGTCGATTCGCCGCATGCGGCGATCGAGGGACGGAACCAGGGCGAGATCGTCAATCTCGCCGACAGGCGCGCCGAGCGCTCGCGGCGAGGGCAGCTCGATCTGCTGGCGACCCTCGGTCCCGACAGGATCGTCCGCGAGGCGGCCGCGCTGCAACGCGCCGAGCAACCGGAGCCCGAGCCCGCCGAACAGCCGATGCTGCCGCATCTGATCATGCCCGCCCATCACGATGTCCGCGAGAGCGATGTCAATATGCGCCGCCTGCATGGAAATCTCGCCGCCGCGGCCGATCGCGGACCAGCTGATTTTCAGGAACTGCTGCTCGTTCCCGGTGTCGGCGCACGCACAGTGAAGGCGCTGGCGATGGTGGCGGAAGTCGTCCACGGCGCGCCCTGTCGTTTCTCCGACCCGGCGCGCTTCTCGGTTGCCCATGGCGGCAAGGACCGCCATCCGTTTCCTGTCCCGCTCAAGGTTTATGACGAGACGATCGGGGTGATGAAATCGGCGGTGCTGAAGGGCAAGCTTGGGCGCGAGGAGGAGTTGCAGGCGCTGAAACGCCTCGACGAACAGTCCCGGCAGATGGAGCGCTATGTGACCGGCCCCGACCTCAAGGAGATCATTGCCGGCGAGTTCCGTCAGTCCGCCGATTTCGGCGGCCGCAGCGTCTTCGGCTGGGAAGCGCCGCCGTCTCAGGACGATTGA